A stretch of the Crocinitomicaceae bacterium genome encodes the following:
- a CDS encoding outer membrane beta-barrel protein produces MKSKIAILLVLLINQAISQTFRNGFDNRDFSSSGGNGQGASYYSNVSSKLHNDESVFLIGYMNMFFATHDKKYLDQFIIHTKRVQERRDDNILTLSSNELIGFPTQFFDFHETILKGHEEFSVYPVDHSYSILYWKNEPNHASNSVCKKKYLLPEKAKPKHIQLGFYGTLNAAFPTYYDSTVRTPISLFDNGYFEPLLNIDDTICDNDTRIAEKNRIWNLGLMFNINYLFPDFYTSTNYYRIAKPQLQYGATILVTYGHSRFINIHSGISFDRLEAKAINSGNPILGQTDTTLSLKTSTYSFLSIPLLYVINILENKYRMQIAPFVGLSFLYLLENHTTYQNDSGQYSEKSFFTDVERDILFNTGILYSHVLSDHLELKICAQAIKQLTPFKRYEMSTAGHILEEREFLTYIKFSMGLAFRF; encoded by the coding sequence ATGAAAAGTAAAATCGCTATTTTATTAGTTCTACTAATTAACCAAGCAATTAGCCAGACATTTCGAAATGGTTTTGACAACCGCGATTTTAGTTCAAGCGGCGGCAATGGTCAAGGTGCATCCTATTACAGCAATGTATCAAGTAAGCTTCATAATGATGAATCTGTTTTTTTGATTGGGTACATGAACATGTTTTTTGCAACGCATGATAAAAAATATTTGGATCAGTTTATAATTCATACAAAACGGGTGCAAGAAAGGAGAGATGATAATATTTTGACTCTATCGTCAAATGAGTTAATTGGATTTCCAACCCAATTTTTTGATTTTCATGAAACAATTCTCAAGGGTCATGAAGAATTTTCGGTCTATCCTGTAGATCATTCATACAGTATCCTTTATTGGAAGAATGAACCAAACCATGCGAGTAATTCAGTTTGTAAAAAAAAATATTTACTGCCGGAAAAAGCGAAACCAAAACATATTCAACTGGGATTTTATGGAACTTTGAATGCTGCTTTTCCAACTTATTATGATTCAACTGTGAGAACACCAATTAGTTTGTTCGATAATGGATATTTTGAACCTTTATTAAATATTGATGACACCATCTGTGATAATGATACAAGAATAGCAGAAAAAAATCGAATCTGGAATCTGGGCCTAATGTTTAATATCAATTATTTGTTTCCAGATTTTTATACGAGTACTAATTATTACCGGATTGCGAAACCTCAGCTTCAATACGGCGCAACTATTTTGGTAACCTATGGACACTCACGTTTTATTAATATACACAGTGGAATTTCATTTGATCGTCTTGAAGCAAAGGCTATAAATTCAGGGAATCCAATATTGGGTCAAACTGACACAACTCTCTCTTTAAAAACATCTACATATTCCTTCTTGAGTATTCCGCTCTTATATGTGATTAATATATTAGAAAATAAATACAGAATGCAAATTGCTCCCTTTGTTGGACTGTCATTTCTATACTTATTGGAAAACCACACAACCTATCAAAATGATTCCGGACAATATTCGGAAAAGAGTTTTTTCACCGATGTCGAAAGAGATATTCTGTTTAATACCGGAATATTGTATTCACATGTGCTTTCAGATCATCTTGAGTTAAAAATATGCGCACAAGCAATTAAACAACTTACACCATTTAAACGATATGAAATGAGTACGGCAGGACATATACTTGAAGAACGGGAGTTTCTGACGTATATAAAATTTTCAATGGGTTTGGCATTTAGATTTTAA
- a CDS encoding outer membrane beta-barrel protein yields the protein MSQSKKFFHKNLLLGTLFFLPGIDLSGQTFEVGFDNLDFYSSSRNGQERSFYAIVKSDVHNIDTPYLKGYINIYQAPNPWSGNSEDKGVYNSGGKITNLALSPFGGATYIGDKFINFKNFSTQFGFEFSALFSSNMSLGVGISIEALKSYSEISLSYNSVVLNRTIQNQYKFISIPIILNYHFMPNSNWRPFLGLKIIGSVLTCNKQTSEDELFYSESEFYNNGDFTSFISAQMGIEYQFHQRIRIQFGIDYRLALTPLKWEYLGQSGNVIVNKSYFRYSSLVFGINYLLKSQKHEK from the coding sequence ATGTCACAATCTAAAAAATTCTTCCATAAAAATTTATTGCTCGGCACACTATTTTTTTTGCCGGGTATTGATTTATCAGGGCAAACATTTGAAGTTGGTTTTGACAATCTTGATTTTTACTCTAGCAGCAGAAATGGTCAAGAGCGTTCATTCTATGCTATTGTTAAAAGCGATGTTCACAATATTGATACTCCGTATCTGAAGGGATATATAAATATTTATCAAGCACCAAATCCTTGGAGTGGAAATAGTGAAGATAAGGGAGTGTATAACTCCGGGGGTAAAATCACAAATCTTGCGTTATCTCCATTTGGTGGTGCCACATATATTGGCGATAAATTTATAAATTTTAAAAATTTCTCAACTCAATTTGGTTTCGAATTTAGCGCGTTATTTAGTAGCAATATGTCTCTTGGGGTGGGAATTTCAATTGAAGCATTAAAAAGTTATTCTGAAATTTCGCTGAGCTATAACTCTGTTGTATTAAATCGCACAATTCAAAATCAATATAAGTTTATTAGCATACCAATTATTCTTAATTATCATTTTATGCCAAATAGTAATTGGCGACCATTTTTGGGTCTAAAAATTATTGGTTCAGTTTTAACTTGTAATAAACAGACTTCAGAAGACGAATTATTTTATAGTGAAAGTGAATTTTATAACAATGGAGACTTTACTAGTTTTATATCAGCACAGATGGGCATAGAATATCAATTCCATCAACGAATCCGAATCCAATTTGGAATTGATTATCGTTTGGCACTAACTCCACTTAAATGGGAATACCTCGGACAGAGTGGAAACGTTATTGTCAACAAGAGTTATTTCCGCTATTCTAGTCTTGTATTTGGCATCAATTATTTGTTAAAATCTCAAAAACATGAAAAGTAA
- a CDS encoding radical SAM protein, with protein MTFLRVWNFFQLRLSYYLSRVVRKPIHWGLPMAISIEPTTACNLRCPQCPSGLRQFTRPTGNLKPDENKIILQKFGKRLQHINYYFQGEPFINSHITELFNEARRRNIYTITSTNAHFISPQTAEQIVDSGLNEIIISIDGTTQQTYENYRVEGKLEKVLEGINNLVKAKRMKQAALPLITFQFLVTRQNEHQLNEIKKMADDLGADRLTLKTVQVYDVENAANLIPKNEKFARYRINKDGKPELKNIFRNSCWRSWSSCVVTWDAKVVPCCFDKDAKYQFGNLLEQNLQDAWKNKIAKDFQQKILTDRKQIDICRNCSEGSKIWI; from the coding sequence ATGACTTTTTTAAGAGTTTGGAATTTTTTTCAACTCAGATTGTCTTATTATCTCTCTCGTGTGGTGCGCAAGCCAATTCATTGGGGATTGCCTATGGCTATTTCAATAGAACCAACCACGGCGTGTAATTTGCGTTGTCCACAGTGCCCAAGCGGACTGAGACAATTTACTCGCCCAACCGGAAATCTCAAACCGGATGAAAATAAAATCATCTTACAAAAATTTGGAAAACGCCTGCAGCACATCAATTATTATTTTCAAGGTGAACCATTCATCAATTCACATATTACGGAATTATTCAATGAAGCTCGGCGCAGAAATATTTATACCATTACCTCTACCAATGCTCATTTCATTTCTCCGCAAACGGCTGAACAAATTGTAGATTCAGGTTTGAATGAAATAATTATTTCTATTGATGGAACCACGCAGCAAACCTATGAGAATTATAGGGTAGAGGGAAAGTTGGAAAAAGTTTTGGAGGGAATAAACAATCTGGTTAAAGCAAAAAGAATGAAACAAGCAGCACTGCCCTTGATTACGTTTCAGTTTTTGGTCACCCGACAAAATGAACATCAGTTGAATGAGATAAAAAAGATGGCTGATGATTTGGGCGCTGATCGTCTCACCTTAAAAACTGTGCAGGTGTATGATGTTGAAAATGCCGCAAACCTGATTCCGAAAAATGAAAAATTTGCCCGTTACCGAATCAATAAAGATGGAAAACCAGAGTTGAAAAATATATTCCGAAACTCCTGCTGGAGAAGTTGGAGCAGTTGTGTTGTTACCTGGGATGCAAAAGTAGTTCCCTGTTGTTTTGATAAAGATGCAAAATACCAGTTTGGAAATTTGCTTGAACAAAATTTACAAGATGCTTGGAAGAATAAAATAGCTAAAGATTTTCAACAAAAAATTTTAACAGACAGAAAACAAATTGATATTTGCCGTAACTGTTCTGAAGGAAGTAAAATATGGATCTAA
- a CDS encoding mucoidy inhibitor MuiA family protein, giving the protein MKLLSTFTLILCLSISFAQDINTIKISSTIKRVTVFITGGEEHRTATVPVKKGRNKLVFTDISTVADTKSVQFNADKEFTLVSVSSEIDYLSFVENNPRIQELQDSLKILRDKVVDLQNEMDAYMQEKQLLQQNTDIKGEQHNLSVDELKAMATYYRTRIMELNKIITDYNNKINEANAQLWRYQNQLTELNYRETIRSNQIIILVDAPEAGTMNIDLKYVVSNCGWQANYDLSAENVSGKIGLQYKAKVFNNTGNDWNDVNLVLSTSDPNISASAPTLTPWYLNYSSMGNYEADYEKKEQYVVPQNRMYTQYYSNSNEVPQISNSLDGLTLGDNNWAYNSGIGVQPGNSSVSFTTIEVAQLSKEFVIERKYSIPSDSKPYLVDITQYNLDATFSHKAVPKLDKDAFLLANIVGWEKLDLVPGPANVYFADTYVGQSYINTAHVEDTLRLSFGRDAKIEITRKLMEEFSDKKVIGANRKDSYTYEIKVKNNRESKVQLNLFDQVPISQDSDIEVTVDEISGGDHNLTTGRLLWIVNLEPGQTSTFKLAFTIKYPKDRVITVKKYRTVSSPSF; this is encoded by the coding sequence ATGAAATTACTATCAACCTTTACCTTGATTTTATGCCTGTCAATTTCTTTTGCGCAGGACATCAACACCATAAAAATCAGCAGTACGATAAAACGTGTCACTGTTTTTATTACCGGTGGAGAAGAACACCGCACGGCAACGGTACCGGTTAAAAAGGGAAGAAATAAATTGGTGTTTACTGATATCTCAACCGTGGCTGATACTAAAAGTGTTCAATTCAATGCTGATAAAGAATTTACCTTAGTTTCTGTAAGTTCTGAAATTGATTATTTAAGTTTTGTTGAGAATAATCCACGTATTCAAGAATTGCAAGATTCATTAAAAATTCTGCGTGACAAAGTAGTTGATCTGCAAAATGAAATGGATGCATACATGCAAGAAAAACAACTGCTGCAACAAAATACGGATATTAAAGGTGAGCAACATAATTTGTCAGTTGATGAATTGAAAGCTATGGCAACTTATTATCGCACGCGCATCATGGAACTGAATAAAATTATAACAGACTACAATAATAAAATCAATGAAGCAAATGCGCAACTATGGCGTTACCAAAATCAGTTAACTGAATTGAATTATCGTGAAACCATACGCAGCAATCAGATAATTATTTTAGTTGATGCGCCTGAAGCCGGCACCATGAATATTGATTTAAAATATGTGGTGTCCAATTGCGGATGGCAGGCCAATTATGATTTGTCTGCTGAAAATGTTTCAGGTAAAATTGGCTTGCAATACAAAGCAAAAGTTTTTAATAATACCGGGAATGATTGGAATGATGTAAATCTTGTTTTATCTACATCTGACCCTAACATTTCTGCCTCTGCTCCAACACTCACACCATGGTATCTCAATTATTCTTCTATGGGAAATTATGAAGCAGATTATGAAAAGAAAGAACAATATGTAGTACCGCAAAACAGAATGTACACACAATATTATTCTAACAGCAATGAAGTACCTCAAATTTCAAACAGCTTGGATGGATTAACTTTGGGTGATAATAACTGGGCATATAATTCAGGCATTGGAGTGCAACCGGGTAATAGCTCTGTAAGCTTTACTACAATTGAGGTGGCGCAACTCAGCAAAGAATTTGTGATTGAAAGAAAATACAGTATTCCAAGTGATTCAAAACCGTATTTGGTAGATATTACACAATATAATTTAGATGCCACATTCTCTCACAAAGCAGTTCCAAAATTAGATAAAGATGCATTTCTGCTTGCCAATATTGTTGGTTGGGAAAAACTTGATTTGGTTCCGGGCCCGGCTAACGTATATTTTGCAGATACCTACGTGGGGCAATCATACATTAACACGGCACACGTTGAAGACACACTGCGACTTTCATTTGGACGTGATGCTAAAATTGAAATCACGCGCAAATTGATGGAGGAATTCAGTGATAAAAAAGTAATAGGTGCCAACCGAAAAGATTCGTACACCTATGAAATCAAAGTAAAAAACAACCGTGAATCAAAAGTGCAGTTGAATTTATTTGATCAGGTTCCCATTTCACAAGACAGTGACATTGAAGTAACCGTTGATGAAATTTCGGGCGGAGATCATAATCTCACTACCGGAAGGTTGTTGTGGATTGTAAATTTAGAGCCCGGCCAAACTTCAACCTTCAAGTTGGCATTTACCATCAAATACCCTAAAGACCGCGTGATTACAGTGAAAAAGTACCGCACCGTATCAAGCCCTAGTTTTTAA
- a CDS encoding universal stress protein: MKTLLVPTDFSASANNALRYACELAQQTDSTIILLHCYQIPAGQGNVLIDFKDILEKDSQTGLKKTVENFQDEDFAAGLKFHTESYYGFLPEGIEVISKKYAADLIVMGTTGASTLAKKWFGSNTAHLLKNTHLPVLVVPTAAKWQTWNQVIVATDYVPSKSGNIIRQLKKLDGSFNLRFDVLHVIQQENEPADFNKFESAFIAAVGSTDITFHYQPAADVTQGILNYVEDHNCDLLVMLRRKHGFMEQLFQASATRKMALHAKNPVLLLQD; this comes from the coding sequence TTGAAAACTTTGCTGGTACCGACTGATTTCTCGGCTAGTGCGAATAATGCGCTGAGGTATGCGTGTGAACTTGCACAACAAACCGACAGCACCATCATTTTACTGCATTGTTATCAGATACCTGCCGGGCAAGGCAACGTGCTTATTGATTTTAAAGACATTCTTGAAAAAGATTCTCAAACCGGTTTAAAAAAAACAGTTGAAAATTTTCAAGACGAAGATTTTGCAGCCGGACTAAAATTTCACACCGAAAGTTATTATGGTTTTTTACCTGAAGGCATTGAGGTGATCTCAAAAAAGTATGCTGCTGATTTGATTGTGATGGGTACTACCGGAGCGTCAACCTTAGCCAAAAAATGGTTTGGCAGCAATACCGCACATTTGTTGAAGAATACCCATCTTCCTGTTTTGGTTGTGCCCACCGCAGCCAAATGGCAAACATGGAATCAGGTGATTGTTGCCACTGATTACGTGCCTTCAAAAAGCGGAAATATCATTCGGCAATTGAAAAAATTAGACGGAAGTTTTAATTTGCGCTTTGATGTTTTGCACGTTATTCAACAAGAAAATGAACCGGCTGATTTCAACAAATTTGAATCAGCATTTATTGCAGCTGTTGGCAGTACTGATATCACTTTTCATTATCAACCCGCTGCTGATGTTACGCAAGGAATTCTCAACTACGTAGAAGATCATAATTGCGATTTGCTTGTTATGTTGCGCCGTAAACATGGTTTTATGGAACAACTTTTTCAGGCAAGTGCAACTCGCAAAATGGCGCTGCATGCTAAAAATCCGGTGCTGCTTTTGCAGGATTGA
- the rfaD gene encoding ADP-glyceromanno-heptose 6-epimerase, translating to MIVVTGAAGFIPSCLISALNRAGHHNIIAVDDFSRADKNENLSGKKIQQRIERSVFIAWAKQHASEIKFVFHLGARTDTTEFNKAIFDELNYHYSIAVWEFCATYNIPLVYASSAATYGLGEHGYTDSHEVVKLLKPLNPYGDSKNDFDKWAINQVAKKEANLVPPFWAGLKFFNVYGPNEYHKGRMASVIFHAFNQICDKGGMKLFKSHKPEYKDGGQLRDFIYVKDVVNVCIFMMTHQPESGLYNLGTGKARTFEDLALATFNALGKTAHIEYIDTPADIRDKYQYFTEADMSKLLRNGYQTPFHSLEDGVDDYVKNYLNGHQYM from the coding sequence ATGATTGTAGTTACCGGAGCAGCGGGCTTTATTCCATCTTGTCTGATCAGCGCTTTGAACAGAGCAGGACATCATAATATTATTGCAGTGGACGATTTTTCACGCGCTGATAAAAATGAAAATTTGTCGGGTAAAAAAATTCAACAACGCATTGAGAGATCAGTTTTTATTGCTTGGGCAAAACAACACGCTTCAGAAATAAAATTTGTTTTTCACCTAGGTGCACGTACAGATACCACCGAATTCAACAAGGCAATTTTTGATGAATTGAACTATCACTACTCCATTGCTGTTTGGGAATTTTGCGCCACGTACAACATACCGCTTGTTTATGCAAGCAGCGCCGCAACGTACGGTTTGGGTGAGCATGGTTATACTGATTCGCACGAAGTAGTGAAGTTACTTAAACCCCTCAATCCTTACGGTGATTCTAAAAATGATTTTGATAAATGGGCGATTAATCAGGTAGCAAAAAAAGAGGCAAATCTGGTTCCGCCTTTTTGGGCAGGTCTCAAATTTTTTAACGTGTATGGACCCAATGAATATCATAAAGGGCGCATGGCTTCAGTAATTTTTCACGCTTTTAATCAAATCTGTGATAAAGGCGGAATGAAATTATTCAAATCACATAAACCTGAATATAAAGATGGAGGTCAGCTGCGTGATTTTATTTATGTAAAAGATGTAGTCAACGTTTGCATCTTCATGATGACTCATCAACCTGAATCAGGCTTATACAATTTAGGAACAGGCAAAGCAAGAACCTTTGAAGATCTTGCGCTTGCAACATTCAATGCTTTAGGAAAAACTGCACATATTGAATATATAGACACCCCTGCTGACATACGTGATAAATACCAGTATTTCACAGAGGCTGACATGTCTAAACTTTTGCGCAATGGCTACCAAACGCCTTTTCATTCGTTAGAAGACGGAGTGGATGATTACGTGAAAAATTACCTCAACGGTCACCAGTATATGTAA
- a CDS encoding Bax inhibitor-1/YccA family protein — translation MSYSNYDVIDDGRGSVALSRSFFANVYKYMFFALAISGGLAYYASTSYTFLSMMFNESGLSGFGYVIIFSPILVVIAIQSMVNRLSFSVILFLYLVYSVLIGLSLSFIFLLYTSSSIALTFFVTAGAFGSMALLGYFTKTDLSKLGSLLYMIFIGMFIASIVNVFMGSDTMDYVISFLGLFVFTGLTAWEMQKLKAISGNTSLAGDERKKMELIGGLQLYVLFINLFLSILRFVGDRN, via the coding sequence ATGAGCTACAGTAATTATGATGTGATTGATGATGGCCGCGGATCAGTGGCGCTGTCACGTTCTTTTTTTGCCAATGTCTACAAATACATGTTCTTTGCCCTTGCCATTTCAGGCGGCTTAGCCTATTATGCTTCAACTTCGTACACCTTTTTATCCATGATGTTCAATGAGTCCGGTTTAAGTGGTTTCGGATATGTGATCATCTTTTCTCCAATTTTGGTTGTGATTGCTATTCAATCTATGGTCAACCGGTTGTCGTTTAGTGTGATTTTATTTCTCTATCTGGTGTATTCAGTTTTAATTGGTCTGAGTTTAAGTTTTATCTTTCTTTTGTACACTTCTTCTTCCATTGCACTGACATTTTTTGTAACAGCCGGCGCATTTGGTTCTATGGCCTTGCTCGGTTATTTCACCAAAACTGATCTCAGTAAACTGGGCTCATTACTTTACATGATTTTTATTGGAATGTTCATTGCAAGTATTGTCAACGTTTTTATGGGAAGTGATACTATGGACTATGTAATTTCTTTTCTTGGTCTCTTTGTATTTACCGGTTTAACTGCTTGGGAGATGCAAAAATTGAAAGCCATTTCTGGCAATACCTCACTTGCGGGTGATGAGAGAAAAAAAATGGAACTCATCGGAGGATTGCAGTTGTATGTGCTTTTCATCAATTTGTTTTTATCTATTCTTCGTTTTGTTGGAGATAGAAATTAA
- a CDS encoding UvrD-helicase domain-containing protein yields the protein MGKTLAKPLKIYNASAGSGKTYTLVQEYLRIILQDLYPGKFKSILAMTFTNKAANEMKTRIIQALEKLAKPAPLKSADDTKFLLDTAKEQNISPELLEERAAVILNEILHHYGAFSIMTLDKFTHKIIRTFARDLNLSMDFDVELDVESLRRNITDLLIDQVGRDGDLTELMLRYANSNLMQDKSWDFSGQVFEFSDLLFKESALKAISLLSKLSPSDFLNLQADLKKEIAILQNTMEGSAIEACELIRSKGLTLQDFKGKSTNSVYAYFIKVKAGNYVLPSDTLTKYVAANEWAEPKSYAKNEIINLAPLLKKYLDQVCDGIEKAKEKFTLSQEILKNINNLSLLNHLMKLADEIKAEQNILLISDFYKKIAEVIMDEKVPFLYERMGVRYEHFLLDEFQDTSRLQWINMVPLIHNSLAAGNTNLIVGDGKQAIYRWRNGEVEQFTNLPKKIFNPENIASLHDAEELFQSSGEIKNLDKNFRSAPEIVNFNNALFDLLAKNLSPGLISIYESVKQIPVKRHPGFVEVFLKDKLTTDAQFEYIHQIIGRCLNAGWRWKDICVLVRRNNQGADVAAFLTNLGMKVISPDSLFISKDQQVKFIFNLMCSAAMPYDRNYKIKALEHYAVLFAQQQPGILIDQYRSQINSQEIESIFKQENYSLEKYTSFENLFDYALHLVHSFNLDEEKNPYIQFFLEEIHEFEKRHNTGIRDFAEWFTEKGNSKSIVSPEGANAIQVMTIHRAKGLEFPVVICPFFDWSPKLENQVSWIEDEKSTLPAFFLKMNSSVKETKYKTVYDSESAKLDFDNLNLIYVALTRPECALFISGDSSKPRSIAKDWLTNAFKQLPWSLTESDRLSIGELKKTEEHKKQTANAYTIDEKYKTLDKLKFSFKSAENWSVEHLDEKRRFGSELHLVLSKLNKEEDQQNIINYLAKKGMISSENKAALENAVKDLFRDERFRSYFVPEAVNEKAMVNEKGQKLIPDKLIFYPHELLVVDFKTGLEKDQYLGQVRDYIQTLQRMGYSNVRGEIYYVHDKSVIEVR from the coding sequence ATGGGTAAAACACTGGCTAAACCGCTGAAAATTTATAATGCTTCTGCCGGAAGTGGAAAAACCTATACCTTGGTGCAAGAGTATCTCAGAATTATTTTGCAGGATTTATATCCGGGAAAATTCAAATCTATTTTGGCCATGACCTTTACCAATAAGGCGGCCAATGAAATGAAAACAAGAATTATTCAGGCGCTTGAAAAATTGGCAAAACCTGCACCGTTAAAGTCTGCTGATGACACCAAATTTTTACTTGATACGGCAAAAGAACAAAATATCTCACCGGAATTATTAGAAGAAAGAGCAGCAGTTATTCTGAATGAAATTCTTCATCATTACGGTGCATTTTCCATAATGACCTTAGATAAATTTACCCACAAAATCATACGAACCTTTGCTCGTGATTTGAATTTGTCTATGGATTTTGATGTAGAATTGGATGTAGAATCACTGAGAAGAAATATCACCGATTTATTAATTGATCAAGTTGGCAGAGACGGTGATTTGACTGAGCTCATGTTGCGCTACGCCAATTCAAATCTCATGCAAGATAAATCGTGGGACTTCTCAGGTCAGGTATTTGAGTTTAGTGATTTACTATTTAAAGAGTCGGCGCTCAAAGCTATTTCATTGTTGAGTAAATTAAGTCCTTCTGATTTTTTAAATCTGCAAGCTGATCTAAAAAAAGAAATTGCCATCTTGCAAAATACCATGGAAGGCAGTGCTATTGAAGCGTGTGAACTCATCAGGTCGAAAGGGTTAACGCTACAAGATTTTAAAGGAAAATCAACCAATAGCGTTTACGCATATTTCATCAAAGTGAAAGCCGGTAATTATGTTTTGCCTTCAGATACTTTGACAAAATATGTTGCTGCCAATGAATGGGCAGAGCCAAAATCGTATGCTAAAAATGAAATAATTAATCTTGCGCCGTTACTCAAAAAATATCTTGATCAAGTGTGTGACGGAATAGAAAAAGCAAAAGAAAAATTTACTCTTTCGCAAGAAATTCTTAAGAACATCAACAACCTTTCACTGCTTAATCATTTGATGAAACTGGCTGATGAAATTAAAGCAGAACAAAATATTTTACTCATTTCAGATTTCTACAAAAAAATTGCCGAGGTAATCATGGATGAAAAAGTTCCGTTTCTCTATGAACGAATGGGTGTGCGCTATGAACATTTTTTGTTGGATGAATTTCAGGACACATCCAGATTGCAATGGATCAATATGGTGCCACTGATTCATAATTCACTTGCCGCAGGGAATACTAATTTAATTGTAGGTGATGGTAAGCAAGCAATTTACCGTTGGCGCAATGGTGAGGTTGAGCAATTTACCAATTTACCAAAGAAAATATTTAATCCTGAAAACATCGCTTCGTTACATGATGCTGAAGAATTATTCCAGAGCTCAGGTGAAATAAAAAATTTGGATAAAAACTTTCGTTCAGCGCCTGAAATTGTGAATTTTAATAATGCACTTTTTGATTTACTGGCAAAAAATCTTTCACCTGGTTTGATATCTATTTATGAAAGTGTGAAGCAAATTCCGGTTAAAAGACATCCGGGCTTTGTTGAGGTATTTTTAAAAGATAAGTTGACAACCGATGCACAATTTGAATACATTCATCAAATAATCGGTCGCTGTTTGAATGCCGGCTGGCGATGGAAAGATATTTGTGTGTTGGTGCGCAGGAATAATCAGGGCGCTGATGTGGCGGCGTTTTTGACCAATCTCGGTATGAAAGTAATTTCTCCTGATAGTTTATTTATTTCAAAAGATCAGCAGGTAAAATTCATTTTCAATCTCATGTGCTCAGCGGCAATGCCCTATGACCGAAATTATAAAATTAAGGCACTTGAACATTACGCGGTATTGTTTGCCCAACAGCAACCCGGTATTCTTATTGATCAATACAGATCACAAATAAATTCACAGGAAATTGAATCAATTTTTAAACAAGAAAATTATTCGCTTGAGAAATATACCTCATTTGAAAATTTGTTTGACTATGCGCTTCATTTAGTACACTCTTTTAATTTAGATGAAGAAAAAAATCCTTACATCCAGTTTTTTTTAGAAGAGATTCACGAATTTGAAAAAAGACATAACACGGGTATTCGTGACTTTGCAGAGTGGTTTACTGAAAAAGGTAATTCAAAATCTATTGTAAGTCCTGAAGGGGCTAATGCTATTCAGGTAATGACCATACACCGGGCAAAGGGCTTAGAATTTCCGGTGGTGATTTGTCCGTTTTTTGACTGGTCACCAAAATTAGAAAATCAGGTTTCATGGATTGAAGATGAAAAAAGCACTTTACCTGCATTTTTTCTGAAAATGAATTCCAGCGTAAAAGAAACGAAATACAAAACCGTATATGATTCAGAATCTGCAAAACTTGATTTTGATAATCTGAATTTAATATACGTGGCATTAACCCGGCCTGAATGTGCCTTGTTTATTTCAGGTGATTCATCTAAACCAAGATCTATTGCAAAAGACTGGTTGACCAATGCATTCAAGCAACTTCCTTGGTCATTGACAGAGAGTGATCGTTTATCAATCGGAGAACTTAAAAAAACCGAAGAGCACAAGAAACAAACTGCAAACGCATACACCATTGATGAAAAATATAAAACCTTAGACAAATTAAAATTCAGTTTTAAAAGTGCCGAGAATTGGAGCGTTGAACATCTTGATGAAAAGCGGCGCTTTGGTTCAGAATTACATTTGGTTTTGTCCAAATTGAACAAAGAAGAAGATCAACAAAACATCATCAATTACTTGGCAAAAAAGGGCATGATTTCTTCAGAGAATAAAGCTGCTTTAGAAAATGCCGTGAAGGATTTGTTCAGAGACGAGCGGTTTAGATCATACTTTGTGCCTGAAGCCGTGAATGAAAAAGCCATGGTGAATGAAAAGGGTCAAAAACTAATTCCGGATAAATTGATTTTTTACCCCCATGAATTATTGGTAGTTGATTTTAAAACCGGATTAGAGAAAGACCAATATTTGGGTCAGGTGCGCGATTATATTCAAACTTTACAACGCATGGGTTATTCCAATGTGCGCGGAGAAATCTATTACGTACATGACAAATCAGTCATTGAAGTGAGGTGA